From Pirellulales bacterium, one genomic window encodes:
- a CDS encoding rubredoxin: MQKWVCEACGFVYDPAEGDVDGGIAPGTPFEAIPDDWVCPICGAKKSDFTPLEA, encoded by the coding sequence ATGCAGAAATGGGTTTGCGAGGCCTGTGGATTCGTCTATGACCCCGCCGAAGGGGACGTCGACGGGGGGATCGCCCCGGGGACCCCGTTCGAAGCGATTCCCGACGATTGGGTCTGCCCGATCTGCGGTGCCAAGAAGAGCGACTTTACGCCGCTCGAGGCCTAG